Proteins found in one Arachis stenosperma cultivar V10309 chromosome 8, arast.V10309.gnm1.PFL2, whole genome shotgun sequence genomic segment:
- the LOC130944519 gene encoding LOW QUALITY PROTEIN: aminopeptidase M1 (The sequence of the model RefSeq protein was modified relative to this genomic sequence to represent the inferred CDS: inserted 1 base in 1 codon) codes for MDQFKGQPRLPKFAIPKRYDIRLKPDLISCRFAGSVAVDLDIVAATSFIVLNAAELTVAAGSVSFTHRDSSKVIKPSRVELFESDEILVLEFAEAVPIGLGVLAIQFEGILNDRMKGFYRSTYEHNGEKKNMAVTQFEPADARRCFPCWDEPACKATFKITXDVPSELVALSNMPVVEEKVDGSLKTVSYQESPIMSTYLVAVVVGLFDYVEDHTSDGVKVRVYCQVGKANQGKFALHVATRTLELYKDYFATPYPLPKMDMIAIPDFAAGAMENYGLVTYRETALLFDEQHSAAVNKQRVATVVGHELAHQWFGNLVTMEWWTDLWLNEGFATWVSYLATDSLFPDWKIWSQFVNESTEGLRLDGLAESHPIEVEVNHAGEIDEIFDSISYRKGASVIRMLQSYLGAESFQRSLASYIKKHAYSNAKTVDLWNALEEGSGEPVNKLMSSWTKQMGYPVVSVKVNDQKLEFNQSQFLSSGANGEGQWVVPVTLCFGSYDVRKNFLLQAKSEALDIKELVGSQIAGDQVANSWIKVNVDQTGFYRVKYDEPLAARLRYAIDKQLLSTADRYGILDDLFALCMARQESLTSLINLMGTYRGEVEYIVLSNLISISYKVRRIAADAVPDLVDYFKQFFINLFQYTAERLGWEPKPGESHLDAMLRGEILTALAQFGHDPTLEEANKRFQAFLNDRNTPLCSPDIRKATYVAVMQQASKSNRSGYESLLKVYRETDLSQEKIRILGSLSDTPDPDLVLEVLNFMLSPEVRSQDVIMGLPTSPEGRDVAWEWLKENWERILKTYGSGFLITRFVSAVVSPFASVEKAKEVEEFFVSHGTQSIARTLKQSLERVNINANWVQSVKNENNLVDAVKELAYRKY; via the exons atggatcAATTCAAAGGCCAACCTCGTCTTCCCAAATTCGCCATTCCAAAACGCTACGACATAAGACTCAAACCGGACCTCATTTCCTGTCGCTTTGCTGGTTCTGTTGCCGTCGACCTTGACATCGTCGCCGCCACCTCTTTTATCGTTCTCAATGCCGCCGAGCTCACCGTCGCTGCCGGTTCCGTTTCGTTCACGCACCGTGACTCTTCGAAG GTGATCAAGCCTTCGAGAGTTGAGTTGTTCGAAAGTGATGAGATTTTGGTGCTGGAGTTTGCAGAGGCGGTTCCGATTGGGTTGGGTGTGTTGGCCATTCAATTTGAGGGAATCTTGAATGATAGAATGAAAGGGTTTTACAGAAG TACCTATGAGCATAATGGTGAGAAGAAGAATATGGCAGTCACACAGTTTGAACCAGCTGATGCCAGGCGATGCTTTCCTTGCTGGGATGAACCTGCATGCAAG GCTACTTTCAAGATCA TGGATGTGCCTTCTGAGCTTGTTGCTCTGTCTAACATGCCTGTTGTGGAAGAAAAAGTAGATGGAAGTCTGAAAACAGTTTCATATCAGGAATCTCCAATCATGTCTACATATttggttgctgttgttgttggtTTATTTGATTATGTGGAAGATCATACATCCGATG GGGTCAAAGTTCGAGTATATTGTCAAGTTGGCAAGGCAAACCAAGGGAAATTTGCACTACATGTTGCTACGAGAACTTTGGAACTATACAAGGA CTATTTTGCCACACCCTACCCTCTACCAAAAATGGATATGATTGCAATCCCTGATTTTGCTGCTGGAGCCATGGAAAATTATGGTTTGGTTACATATCGCGAAACTGCTTTGCTTTTTGATGAGCAGCATTCTGCTGCTGTTAACAAGCAGAGG GTTGCGACTGTTGTTGGCCATGAACTGGCTCACCAGTGGTTCGGTAATCTTGTTACAATGGAGTGGTGGACGGATCTATGGCTGAATGAGGGGTTTGCAACATGG GTTAGCTATTTAGCAACTGATAGCTTGTTTCCTGACTGGAAAATATGGTCTCAATTCGTAAATGAATCTACTGAGGGTCTCAGGTTGGATGGGCTTGCAGAATCCCACCCAATTGAG GTAGAAGTAAATCATGCTGGCGAGATTGATGAAATATTTGATTCAATAAGTTATAGAAAAGGTGCATCTGTAATTAGGATGCTGCAAAGCTATCTTGGTGCTGAAAGCTTTCAG AGGTCTTTAGCTTCGTATATTAAAAAGCATGCTTATTCAAATGCCAAAACTGTGGATCTATGGAATGCACTTGAGGAGGGATCTGGCGAACCTGTCAACAAGTTAATGAGCTCGTGGACAAAGCAGATGGGATATCCTGTTGTATCAGTTAAAGTCAATGATCAGAAACTGGAGTTTAATCAG TCACAATTCTTGTCAAGTGGTGCCAACGGAGAAGGACAATGGGTTGTTCCAGTAACACTATGCTTTGGCTCATATGATGTTCGCAAGAATTTCCTGTTGCAAGCAAAATCTGAAGCACTTGACATTAAGGAGTTAGTGGGTTCACAGATTGCTGGAGATCAAGTTGCAAATTCTTGGATTAAAGTTAATGTGGATCAGACAGGTTTCTATAGGGTGAAATATGACGAGCCTCTTGCGGCTAGACTTAGATATGCCATAGATAAACAGTTATTATCTACAGCAGACCGATATG GAATTTTGGATGATTTATTTGCACTTTGTATGGCTCGCCAAGAATCATTGACATCGTTGATAAACTTGATGGGAACTTACAGAGGGGAAGTTGAATATATTGTGCTTTCAAACTTGATTTCT ATTAGCTATAAAGTCAGAAGGATTGCAGCTGATGCAGTACCAGACTTGGTAGATTATTTCAAGCAATTCTTTATTAACCTTTTCCAATACACTGCGGA GAGGCTTGGTTGGGAACCTAAACCAGGAGAAAGTCATCTCGATGCAATGCTGAGAGGAGAAATTTTGACTGCTTTAGCTCAGTTTGGACATGATCCGACTCTAGAAGAAGCAAACAAGCGTTTTCAGGCATTCTTGAATGACAGAAATACACCACTTTGTTCACCTGATATAAGAAAG GCAACATATGTGGCAGTAATGCAACAGGCAAGCAAATCCAACCGATCGGGTTATGAATCCCTTCTGAAAGTATATAGAGAAACTGACTTAAGTCAAGAGAAAATACGCATTCTGG GCTCCTTGTCTGATACACCTGATCCGGATCTAGTTCTTGAAGTTCTTAACTTCATGCTGTCTCCTGAG GTCCGTAGCCAGGACGTGATTATGGGGCTTCCTACTAGTCCGGAAGGACGAGATGTAGCCTGGGAATGGCTTAAG GAAAACTGGGAACGCATATTGAAGACATATGGCTCTGGATTTTTGATAACTCGGTTTGTCAGTGCAGTTGTCTCACCG TTTGCTTCCGTTGAGAAAGCGAAGGAAGTAGAGGAATTCTTTGTTAGCCATGGTACACAGTCAATTGCTAGGACGTTAAAGCAGAGCCTGGAGAGGGTTAACATCAATGCAAACTGGGTTCAGAGTGTTAAGAACGAGAACAACCTTGTTGATGCTGTCAAAGAGTTGGCATATAGGAAATACTAG
- the LOC130944314 gene encoding protein phosphatase 2C 50-like: protein MEEMSTTVAVPLTVGNSVCDKPTIATHMDVSRLKLMTDTGLLSNSVTAVSTETFIGSNEDHNVGNLEDEVGSTTVTPSKKGSEGEIPLDDMISQNKSTLVGGDEASTPEIEEDDTLSLEGDPIIDSSCSLSAASENSSICGDEFINSEANPDLGTRSSVDIGKSMCAVDAVARAADLGESNYEADIMSEPLAVTVSLEEEAVVGSVTKPTTVVLHQLPLEKAVAGTGGRSVFELDCTPLWGFISLCGKRPEMEDAFATVPRFMKIPIEMLIGDRVIDGLNKSLSQQTIHFFGVYDGHGGSQVANYCRERMHLALAEEIELVKEGLIVGSSKDDCQDQWKKAFTNCFLKVDAEVGGKVNNEPVAPETVGSTAVVAAICSSHIIVSNCGDSRAVLCRGKEPMALSVDHKPNRDDEYARIEAAGGKVIQWNGHRVFGVLAMSRSIGDRYLKPWIIPEPEVTFLPRTKDDECLILASDGLWDVMTNEEVCDLARKRILLWHKKNGLTLPPERGEGVDPAAQAAAEYLSSRALQKGSKDNITVIVVDLKAQRKFKSKT, encoded by the exons ATGGAGGAGATGTCGACTACGGTTGCAGTGCCATTAACAGTAGGTAATTCGGTGTGTGATAAGCCAACCATAGCTACCCACATGGATGTATCTAGACTTAAGCTGATGACTGATACGGGGTTGTTAAGTAATTCTGTAACAGCGGTTTCTACTGAAACGTTTATAGGCTCTAATGAGGATCATAATGTTGGCAATCTTGAGGATGAAGTTGGTAGTACAACAGTCACACCATCAAAAAAGGGAAGTGAAGGAGAAATTCCTCTGGATGATATGATATCCCAGAATAAAAGCACTTTGGTTGGTGGTGATGAAGCTTCAACCCCAGAAATCGAGGAGGATGATACCTTATCATTGGAAGGTGATCCAATTATTGATAGCTCCTGTTCTCTTTCAGCAGCCAGTGAGAACAGTAGTATTTGTGGAGATGAGTTCATCAATTCGGAGGCCAATCCGGATTTAGGAACAAGAAGTTCCGTAGACATAGGAAAGAGCATGTGCGCTGTTGATGCTGTTGCCAGGGCTGCTGATTTAGGGGAGTCCAATTATGAGGCAGATATTATGAGTGAACCCCTTGCTGTAACGGTGAGCCTTGAAGAAGAGGCAGTAGTTGGATCTGTCACAAAGCCTACTACAGTTGTTCTTCATCAGCTACCGCTAGAAAAAGCGGTGGCTGGAACAGGTGGTCGAAGTGTTTTTGAATTGGACTGTACCCCGCTTTGGGGATTTATATCTTTGTGTGGAAAAAGACCCGAGATGGAAGACGCATTTGCAACAGTACCCCGATTCATGAAGATTCCTATTGAAATGCTAATTGGTGATAGGGTAATCGATGGACTGAATAAAAGTTTGAGTCAGCAAACAATTCATTTCTTTGGAGTCTATGATGGCCATGGTGGCTCTCAg GTGGCAAACTATTGTCGTGAGCGTATGCATTTGGCGTTGGCAGAGGAAATAGAATTAGTCAAGGAAGGTCTAATAGTTGGAAGTAGCAAGGATGATTGTCAAGACCAATGGAAAAAAGCTTTCACCAATTGCTTTTTGAAGGTTGATGCTGAAGTTGGGGGAAAAGTTAACAATGAACCTGTTGCACCGGAGACTGTCGGATCAACTGCAGTTGTTGCTGCTATCTGTTCATCTCATATCATTGTTTCAAACTGTGGTGATTCAAGAGCAGTTTTGTGCCGTGGCAAAGAGCCCATGGCTTTATCTGTTGACCATAAA CCCAATCGAGATGATGAATACGCAAGAATTGAGGCAGCAGGAGGGAAGGTGATCCAGTGGAATGGTCATCGTGTATTTGGTGTCCTTGCAATGTCACGATCTATCG GTGATAGATATTTGAAGCCATGGATCATTCCGGAGCCGGAAGTTACGTTTCTTCCCCGGACGAAAGACGACGAATGCCTCATTCTGGCGAGTGATGGCCTGTGGGATGTCATGACGAATGAAGAGGTGTGCGACCTAGCTAGGAAGCGAATACTTCTGTGGCACAAGAAAAATGGCCTGACACTGCCACCAGAAAGGGGAGAGGGAGTTGATCCTGCAGCACAAGCGGCCGCAGAGTACCTATCGAGCCGTGCCCTACAGAAGGGAAGCAAAGATAACATCACAGTAATTGTGGTGGActtaaaagctcaaagaaaatTCAAGAGCAAGACATGA
- the LOC130946818 gene encoding (S)-coclaurine N-methyltransferase-like: MEGKGLLKLPYDTTVKFMLASLERNLLPDALIRTLTRVLLSTRLRSSYRPSSHLQLSDLLHFAHSLREMPIAVNTDKPKSQHYELPTSFFKLVLGTNLKYSCCYFSSDSQTLEDAEEAMLELYCERSNLKDGHTVLDVGCGWGSLALYIAKKYSNCKVTGICNSATQKAYIDEQSRDLQLQNLDILVADISTFEMEGSYDRIFSIEMFEHMKNYKDLLKKISSWMKEDSLLFVHYFCHKVFAYHFEDKNDDDWITRYFFTGGTMPSANLLLYFQDDVTVLNHWLVNGKHYAQTSEEWLKRMDKNITTIKPIMESTYGKDSAVKWTVYWRTFFIAVAELFGYNDGEEWMVAHFLFKKK, encoded by the exons CAACCTCCTCCCAGATGCACTCATTCGGACACTCACTCGCGTCCTTTTGTCCACGCGCCTTCGCTCTTCCTACAGGCCTTCCTCCCACCTTCAGCTCTCTGACCTTCTCCATTTTGCTCATt CTTTGCGAGAGATGCCTATTGCAGTCAACACTGATAAGCCCAAATCTCAACACTATGAATTGCCAACCTCTTTCTTCAAGCTCGTCCTTGGAACCAATCTCAAATACAG TTGCTGTTACTTCTCTTCTGACTCTCAGACGCTGGAAGATGCTGAAGAAGCAATGTTAGAACTCTATTGTGAGAGATCAAACCTGAAAGATGGTCACACAGTCCTTGATGTTGGATGTGGTTGGGGCTCACTGGCTCTTTATATTGCCAAGAAATACAGTAACTGCAAGGTTACAGGAATATGCAATTCCGCAACCCAAAAGGCTTATATTGATGAGCAGTCCCG GGATCTTCAGCTGCAGAATTTGGACATCCTTGTTGCAGATATTAGCACGTTTGAAATGGAAGGTTCCTATGACAGAATATTTTCCATAGAAATGTTTGAG CATATGAAGAACTATAAAGATCTTCTCAAGAAGATATCTTCATGGATGAAAGAGGATAGCCTTTTATTTGTTCATTATTTCTGCCACAAAGTATTTGCTTATCATTTTGAG GACAAAAATGATGATGACTGGATCACTAGATACTTCTTCACAGGAGGAACTATGCCTTCAgcaaatctactactttatttcCAA GATGATGTTACTGTCCTCAACCATTGGCTAGTAAATGGAAAACACTATGCACAGACCAg TGAAGAATGGCTCAAAAGAATGGACAAGAATATCACCACCATAAAGCCTATTATGGAATCAACGTATGGCAAGGATTCAGCTGTTAAGTGGACAGTATATTGGAGAACATTCTTTATAGCTGTTGCAGAACTCTTTGGATACAATGATGGTGAAGAATGGATGGTTGCACACTTCCTTttcaaaaagaaataa
- the LOC130945539 gene encoding uncharacterized protein LOC130945539, translating into MAAMPSEEIRGRVWGGASGAKEGFSKSTKISFRDKVIGPGKSKAFALAGSLSGDSIATVVGKQGDPQPPCVNFTEEAKLCLAEPYREALVIKVLDKNYSYTALSHKLRMVWRIKGGFDLLDVGFGYFMVKFDAGEDREKVMLSGPWLIEGHYVAVKLWDIDFRPCEESFGSTLVWVRISGLSIWCYQEQAMMRIASAIGVPIKVDLATKLAERGRYARVCVQINLGLLVIKHIIVEGVTHVVEYESLNLICNSCARYGHDMSQCLGRDSREGKSADSDATKPRDGTKAVLHPETKIHNSNEVEPDVVGGVTGENPTPSLQKDLEANNLEGNNVEEACMHDEPGWEQVVRKGKTKLGQKQSNKVQRGTQSRTDSDRVIRPTIHFSHTSGSSSYHARVGSRVKVGHSAFRVGETSISSTRHTPVPCGSSLRKRPRPGSLQSSPVEKNGGTVVEASSCLPATVKEDVTVVVPLVKEGTLSAVIASVCKNKETFHGDPENLKVTGVTSAGQASGVHCKWVDAFDQCVTVEVQSSSFCGPWIVLGDFNEVLFSHESKGCLFSSRHADRLATSLGDSNLFDLKTIGRQFSWYRRVKNGVEVAKKFDRVCINSGWLSLFREAYAKILNRLQSDHCPILVHCAGRPQPKNNRPFRFIAAWTTHPEYRNIVNQSWQAGYREMHGKLSEV; encoded by the exons ATGGCGGCCATGCCGTCGGAAGAGATAAGGGGGAGGGTGTGGGGGGGTGCATCCGGTGCCAAGGAGGGTTTTTCAAAGTCTACAAAGATCTCCTTTAGAGATAAAGTCATTGGTCCAGGGAAATCGAAAGCCTTTGCACTTGCAGGATCTCTATCTGGGGATAGTATAGCGACAGTGGTGGGCAAGCAGGGCGATCCCCAACCTCCATGTGTAAACTTCACTGAAGAAGCCAAGCTTTGTTTGGCAGAGCCTTATCGAGAAGCTTTGGTGATAAAGGTTCTTGATAAAAATTATAGTTACACAGCTCTTTCACACAAGCTTCGGATGGTTTGGCGCATCAAAGGTGGCTTTGATCTGCTTGATGTGGGGTTTGGGTACTTCATGGTAAAATTCGATGCAGGTGAAGATCGTGAAAAGGTCATGCTTAGTGGCCCGTGGTTGATTGAGGGACACTATGTTGCTGTAAAACTGTGGGATATAGATTTTCGGCCATGTGAGGAATCCTTCGGGTCTACACTTGTATGGGTTCGGATTTCGGGGCTCTCAATCTGGTGCTATCAGGAACAAGCCATGATGCGTATTGCTTCTGCAATAGGAGTTCCCATCAAAGTGGATTTAGCCACTAAGTTGGCTGAGAGAGGACGATATGCCCGAGTATGTGTTCAAATAAATTTAGGACTGCTAGTGATCAAGCATATCATTGTGGAAGGCGTAACTCATGTAGTGGAGTATGaaagtttaaatttaatttgtaacTCTTGTGCACGTTATGGTCACGATATGTCACAATGCTTGGGTAGAGACTCTAGGGAAGGAAAGAGTGCTGATTCCGATGCCACCAAGCCACGAGACGGTACAAAGGCAGTGCTACATCCTGAGACAAAAATTCACAATTCAAATGAAGTAGAACCTGATGTGGTAGGTGGCGTTACTGGCGAGAATCCTACACCGAGTTTACAAAAGGATTTAGAGGCTAATAATTTGGAAGGAAATAATGTTGAGGAGGCTTGCATGCATGATGAACCAGGCTGGGAGCAAGTTGTGAGAAAAGGTAAAACCAAGCTGGGCCAGAAGCAATCTAACAAGGTCCAAAGAGGCACTCAATCCAGAACCGATTCGGATAGAGTAATCAGGCCCACCATCCACTTCTCACACACGAGTGGATCCAGCTCTTATCACGCCAGGGTCGGGTCACGAGTCAAGGTTGGACACAGCGCTTTCCGTGTTGGTGAGACGTCGATCTCCTCAACCCGACACACCCCAGTGCCTTGCGGGTCCTCTCTCCGGAAACGACCAAGGCCGGGGTCCCTACAGAGCTCGCCAGTTGAGAAGAATGGAGGCACGGTGGTGGAAGCATCGTCATGTCTTCCTGCAACCGTGAAGGAGGATGTTACCGTGGTGGTTCCATTGGTGAAGGAAGGCACGTTGTCGGCTGTTATTGCGTCGGTATGCAAGAATAAGGAGACATTCCATGGAGATCCGGAAAACCTGAAGGTCACGGGAGTCACTTCTGCTGGGCAAGCCTCG GGTGTTCACTGCAAATGGGTTGATGCTTTCGATCAGTGTGTTACAGTTGAGGTTCAG TCTTCGTCTTTCTGCGGGCCATGGATTGTTCTTGGTGATTTTAATGAAGTACTATTCTCTCATGAATCTAAGGGTTGCCTCTTCTCGAGTCGTCATGCAGATCGGCTTGCTACATCTCTAGGGGATAGTAATCTGTTTGACTTGAAGACTATTGGAAGACAGTTTTCTTGGTACAGAAGGGTTAAAAATGGTGTTGAGGTGGCGAAAAAATTTGACCGGGTCTGTATCAATAGTGGCTGGCTATCTCTCTTTCGAGAGGCTTatgcaaaaattttaaataggcTTCAGTCTGATCATTGTCCTATACTAGTGCACTGTGCAGGTCGTCCCCAACCGAAAAATAATAGACCTTTTCGGTTTATTGCGGCTTGGACAACTCATCCGGAGTACAGAAATATTGTGAACCAGTCATGGCAGGCTGGCTACAGAGAGATGCATGGCAAGCTTTCAGAAGTGTAG